The Macaca thibetana thibetana isolate TM-01 chromosome 19, ASM2454274v1, whole genome shotgun sequence genome has a segment encoding these proteins:
- the LOC126943260 gene encoding killer cell immunoglobulin-like receptor 2DL4: MSPTVVILACLGFFLDQRVRAHVGGQDKPFCSAWPSAVVPQGGHVTLWCHYRPGFNIFTLYKEDGVPVPELYKRIFWNSFLISPVTAAHAGTYRCRVFHPHSPTEWSAPSNPLVIMVTGQRAPVWASPCPTS, encoded by the exons ATGTCGCCCACGGTCGTCATCCTGGCCTGTCTTG GGTTCTTCTTGGACCAGAGGGTGCGGGCACACGTGG GTGGTCAGGACAAGCCCTTCTGCTCTGCCTGGCCCAGCGCTGTGGTGCCTCAGGGAGGACACGTGACTCTTTGGTGTCACTATCGTCCTGGGTTTAACATCTTCACGCTGTACAAGGAAGACGGGGTGCCTGTCCCTGAGCTCTACAAAAGAATATTCTGGAACAGTTTCCTCATTAGCCCTGTGACTGCAGCACATGCAGGGACCTACAGATGTCGAGTTTTTCATCCGCACTCCCCCACTGAGTGGTCGGCACCCAGCAACCCCCTGGTGATCATGGTCACAGGTCAGAGGGCTCCTGTCTGGGCTTCTCCTTGTCCCACCTCCTGA